Proteins encoded together in one Acidaminococcus timonensis window:
- a CDS encoding acetyl-CoA hydrolase/transferase family protein encodes MSLLSAYNQKKKTVPELLSLLQDGDYILSAQALAEPVTLLEQFPLLHQWGRKNLVFNSCMPARDLAWYHDPAMRETLEHVCWFFSPPARKAHQEGLCTFLPGYSTNLVRKTFQQLRSQGRRPVLLATASPMDAEGNFSLSISALFEREIIDNGALVLLEVSSRYPRTHGDTILPLSAVTAFVETDRPVPEMPKTTLRPVDQAIGTRIAELIPDGSTLQLGVGHIPDAVAIRLKDRRHLGIHSGMFSESLMELIRCGAVDNSRKGFHPGETVTAFAAGSQELYQFLHENRDILIKGGYYTNAPAVIAQNRNMVSLNTALEIDLTGQCAAESMGFTQWSATGAQTETVEGAQLSPGGKSILALPSCYTARSRTGEKVLRSKIVLSFRPGTIVSTSRNDVDYVVTEYGTAWLRGQPLDKRAKALIAIAHPSFRDQLTADAKKYGLIF; translated from the coding sequence TTGTCGCTACTGTCCGCCTATAATCAAAAAAAGAAGACCGTCCCGGAGTTGCTTTCCCTGCTCCAGGACGGTGATTATATCCTGTCCGCCCAGGCACTGGCTGAACCGGTGACCCTTTTGGAACAGTTCCCCCTGCTCCACCAATGGGGGCGGAAAAACCTGGTGTTCAATTCCTGTATGCCTGCCCGGGATCTGGCCTGGTACCATGATCCGGCCATGCGGGAAACCCTGGAACATGTCTGCTGGTTTTTCAGTCCTCCGGCCCGGAAAGCCCATCAGGAGGGGCTCTGCACTTTCCTTCCCGGGTACTCCACCAACCTGGTACGAAAGACTTTCCAACAGCTCCGCTCCCAGGGCCGCCGGCCGGTACTGCTGGCTACGGCTTCCCCCATGGATGCGGAGGGGAATTTTTCCCTTTCCATCAGCGCCCTGTTCGAGAGGGAAATCATCGATAACGGGGCCCTGGTCCTGCTGGAAGTCAGTTCCCGGTATCCCCGGACCCATGGAGATACCATCCTGCCCCTGTCCGCCGTGACGGCTTTTGTGGAAACGGACCGGCCGGTACCGGAAATGCCGAAAACGACCCTGCGGCCCGTGGACCAGGCCATCGGCACCCGGATCGCCGAACTGATCCCGGATGGTTCCACCCTTCAGCTGGGGGTGGGGCACATTCCCGATGCGGTAGCCATCCGGCTGAAAGATCGCAGGCACCTGGGCATCCATTCCGGCATGTTCAGTGAGAGCCTGATGGAACTGATCCGCTGTGGCGCTGTGGACAATTCCCGGAAAGGCTTTCATCCGGGAGAGACAGTCACAGCCTTTGCTGCCGGCAGTCAGGAACTGTACCAATTCCTCCACGAAAACAGGGACATCCTGATCAAAGGCGGATATTATACCAACGCTCCAGCTGTCATTGCCCAAAACCGCAACATGGTCTCCCTGAACACCGCCCTGGAAATCGATCTGACCGGCCAGTGTGCCGCTGAATCCATGGGGTTTACCCAGTGGAGTGCTACGGGAGCCCAGACAGAAACCGTGGAAGGGGCCCAGCTGTCTCCCGGCGGAAAATCCATCCTGGCCCTGCCCTCCTGCTATACGGCCCGGAGCCGGACCGGAGAAAAGGTCCTTCGCTCCAAGATCGTACTTTCCTTCCGGCCGGGCACCATCGTCTCCACCTCCCGGAACGATGTGGATTACGTTGTTACAGAATATGGCACAGCCTGGCTCCGGGGACAGCCCCTGGACAAACGGGCTAAAGCCCTGATTGCCATTGCCCACCCGTCCTTTCGGGACCAGCTGACAGCCGACGCCAAAAAATATGGACTGATTTTTTAA
- the hgdB gene encoding (R)-2-hydroxyglutaryl-CoA dehydratase subunit beta, translating to MAISALLDEFKQISASPKTMLAKYKAQGKKAIGCLPYYSPEELVYAAGMVPMGVWGCNGKQEVRSKEYCASFYCTVAQQSLEMLLDGTLDGLDGIITTVLCDTLRPMSQNFKVAMAGKMPVIFLAHPQVRQTAAGRQFTYDAYNEVKGHLEEICGHEITNDAILDAIKVYNKSRQARREFCKLANEHPDLIPASARAAVLRAAYFMLKDEYTAKLEELNKELAAAPAGKFDGHKVVVSGIIYNMPGLLKAMDDNKLVVAADDCAYESRSFAVDAPEDLDNGLQALAVQFSKQKNDVLLYDPSYLQNTRSEHVCQLVKDSGAEGVVVFMMQFCDPEEMEYPDLKKALDAHHIPHVKIGVDQQTRDFGQAQTALEAFAESL from the coding sequence ATGGCTATCAGTGCACTGCTTGATGAATTCAAACAAATCTCTGCCAGCCCGAAAACCATGCTGGCAAAATACAAAGCCCAGGGTAAAAAAGCCATCGGCTGCCTGCCTTACTATAGCCCGGAAGAACTGGTCTATGCTGCAGGTATGGTTCCCATGGGTGTATGGGGCTGCAACGGCAAACAGGAAGTCCGTTCCAAAGAATACTGTGCTTCCTTCTATTGCACCGTTGCCCAGCAATCCCTGGAAATGCTGCTGGACGGTACCCTGGATGGCCTGGACGGGATCATCACGACCGTACTGTGCGATACCCTGCGTCCTATGAGCCAGAACTTCAAAGTCGCCATGGCCGGCAAGATGCCGGTTATCTTCCTGGCCCATCCGCAGGTCCGTCAAACCGCTGCCGGCCGTCAATTCACCTATGACGCCTACAACGAAGTGAAAGGTCATCTGGAAGAAATCTGCGGTCACGAAATCACCAATGATGCCATCCTTGATGCCATCAAAGTGTACAACAAGAGCCGTCAGGCCCGTCGTGAATTCTGCAAACTGGCCAACGAACATCCGGATCTGATTCCGGCTTCTGCCCGTGCTGCCGTTCTGCGTGCTGCTTACTTCATGCTGAAGGATGAATACACGGCCAAACTGGAAGAACTGAACAAAGAACTGGCTGCTGCTCCTGCCGGCAAGTTCGATGGCCACAAAGTGGTTGTTTCCGGTATCATCTACAACATGCCCGGCCTGCTGAAAGCCATGGACGATAACAAGCTGGTAGTCGCTGCTGATGACTGCGCTTACGAAAGCCGCAGCTTCGCAGTAGATGCTCCGGAAGACCTGGATAACGGGCTGCAGGCACTGGCTGTACAGTTCTCCAAACAAAAGAACGACGTACTGCTGTATGACCCCTCCTATCTGCAGAACACCCGTTCTGAACATGTGTGCCAGCTGGTCAAAGACAGCGGCGCTGAAGGTGTTGTGGTCTTCATGATGCAGTTCTGCGATCCGGAAGAAATGGAATATCCTGACCTGAAGAAGGCTCTGGATGCCCATCACATTCCTCATGTGAAGATCGGTGTGGATCAACAGACCCGTGACTTCGGGCAAGCCCAGACCGCTCTGGAAGCTTTCGCAGAAAGCCTGTAA
- the hgdA gene encoding (R)-2-hydroxyglutaryl-CoA dehydratase subunit alpha (The alpha subunit (HgdA) and beta subunit (HgdB) together are called component D of (R)-2-hydroxyglutaryl-CoA dehydratase, a key enzyme for glutamate fermentation. This oxygen-sensitive enzyme can perform a large number of turnovers after activation by HgdC, which requires a hydrolysis of ATP and transfers a single electron to the dehydratase.), whose product MPKKVSPGVQALRDVVEKVYRELREAKERGEKVGWSSSKFPCELAESFGLHVGYPENQAAGIAANRDGEVMCQAAEDMGYDNDICGYARISLAYSAGYRGANKMDKDGNYVINPNSGKQMKDENGKKVFDENGKPVIDPKTLKPYPTVDNIYEIAALPEGEEKTRRQNALHKYRQMTMPQPDFLLCCNNICNCMTKWYEDIARRHNIPLIMIDVPYNEFDHVNESNVKYIRAQLDTAIHQMEEISGKKFDEDKFEQCCQNANRTAKAWLKVCDYLQYKPAPFNGFDLFNHMADVVTARGRVEAAEAFELLASELEQHVKEGTTTAPFKEQHRIMFEGIPCWPKLPNLFKPLKANGLNITGVVYAPAFGFVYDNLDGLVKAYCKAPNSVSIEQGVAWREGLIRDNKVDGVLVHYNRSCKPWSGYMPEMQRRFTKDMGIPTAGFDGDQADPRNFNAAQYETRVQGLVEAMEANDEKKGK is encoded by the coding sequence CTGCGGGAAGCCAAAGAAAGAGGAGAAAAAGTAGGCTGGTCCTCTTCCAAGTTCCCCTGCGAATTGGCTGAATCTTTCGGTCTGCACGTAGGTTATCCTGAAAACCAGGCTGCTGGTATCGCTGCCAACCGTGACGGCGAAGTGATGTGCCAGGCTGCTGAAGACATGGGATACGACAACGATATCTGCGGGTATGCCCGGATTTCCCTGGCTTATTCCGCCGGCTATCGGGGTGCCAACAAGATGGATAAAGATGGCAATTATGTCATCAATCCCAACAGCGGCAAACAGATGAAAGATGAAAACGGCAAGAAGGTCTTCGATGAAAACGGCAAACCCGTAATCGACCCCAAGACCCTGAAACCGTATCCGACCGTTGATAACATCTACGAAATCGCAGCCCTGCCCGAAGGGGAAGAAAAGACCCGCCGGCAGAATGCCCTGCATAAATATCGTCAGATGACCATGCCTCAGCCGGACTTCCTGCTGTGCTGCAACAACATCTGCAACTGCATGACCAAATGGTATGAAGACATTGCCCGTCGTCATAACATTCCCCTGATCATGATCGATGTTCCCTACAACGAATTCGACCATGTAAACGAATCCAACGTGAAATACATCCGTGCCCAGCTGGATACGGCCATCCATCAAATGGAAGAAATCTCCGGCAAGAAGTTCGATGAAGACAAATTCGAACAATGCTGCCAGAACGCCAACCGTACGGCCAAGGCATGGTTGAAGGTCTGCGATTACCTGCAATACAAACCGGCTCCGTTCAACGGATTCGATCTGTTCAACCATATGGCCGATGTAGTAACCGCTCGTGGCCGTGTAGAAGCTGCTGAAGCTTTCGAACTGCTGGCCAGCGAACTGGAACAGCACGTCAAAGAAGGCACCACCACGGCTCCGTTCAAAGAACAGCATCGTATCATGTTCGAAGGTATCCCCTGCTGGCCGAAACTGCCGAACCTGTTCAAACCGCTGAAAGCCAACGGCCTGAACATTACCGGTGTTGTGTATGCGCCTGCTTTCGGATTTGTATACGACAACCTGGATGGTCTGGTGAAAGCATACTGCAAAGCGCCTAACTCCGTCAGCATCGAACAGGGTGTTGCATGGCGTGAAGGCCTGATCCGCGATAACAAGGTAGATGGCGTACTGGTCCACTACAACCGGTCCTGCAAACCCTGGAGCGGATATATGCCTGAAATGCAGCGTCGGTTCACCAAAGACATGGGTATCCCCACTGCCGGGTTCGATGGTGACCAGGCTGACCCGAGAAACTTCAACGCGGCTCAGTATGAGACCCGTGTTCAGGGCTTGGTCGAAGCCATGGAAGCAAATGATGAAAAGAAGGGGAAATAA